The window TTGTTGCGCCTTTAAGTTtgcaacttttaattttagaaaataatgatTCACTACGTAACCGATTGTCTTTTCGCGTAAACTTGTGTAACTGACAGGTGTGAACGTAAAGTAACGTACCTTGTTTTTGAATCGTTCGGGAACTGCCCCTAAGTCATATTGTAACATAAAACCAGTTTATACTGTGTATGACAGACGTTTGTTGATAATATATCACGGGAAATCAACTGAATGGATTTAAGagtgtaatatgctatatttttagTATAGTACCAGTACATGTATCATTTTTGTCTCATATATTTGCAGCAAAATGAATTtgcattttaacattaaaattaggtgcattactacaatacttgaccggcctcggtgacgtcgtggttaggccatcgatctacaggctggtaggtactgggtttggatcccagtcgaggcatgggatttttaatccagatactgactccaaaccctgagtgagtgctccacaaggctcagtgggtaggtgtaaaaccacttgcaccgaacagtgatccataactggttcaacaaaggttatggtttgtgccatcctgcctgtgggaagcgcaaataaaagatcccttgctgcctgtcgtaaaagagcagcctatgtggcgacagcaggtttcctctaaaaaacagtgtcagaatgaccatatatttgacgtccaatagccgatgataagataaaaaatcaatgtgctctagtgccgtcgttaaataaaacaaactttacttttactacAATACTTGTTCTGTTTCAGATCTGAAATAATGGATCGTACTAAAAATAGCATTCTCCAAAACATCCACGAAGAGATGGTCAAAGGTACGTTCAATGACCTTGACATTGTCTGTGAGAATGGGACAACGAGTGCAAACCGCTTGGTCCTGGCCGCGATGTCATCTTACTTCCGGGCAATGTTAACATCAGACATGACAGAGAGTCGGACGGGCATCTTAAATCTGCCCACGGTCTCAGTGTCGGTGTTTCAGGATATTCTCAAGATGTCATTGTGTTCAGTGGATCTTGTAAACGAAGACAACTGTGTCAAAATGTTAGACGCAGGCGAAATGATGCAGCTTGATAATGTCAAAGATCTGTGTCATCGTTACCTTAAGGACGGTCTCGTGCTGAATATTGATAACTGTCTACACTGGTGGAGACTTATGGACCGCTACAATGTTCCTGATTTGTCCAACAGAGCAGTCTCTTATCTGACAGAACACTTGACCGACGTTGTTGAAAGAGAAAGCATTGTTCATTTGTCAAAGACAGAAATTCTAGAAATATTGTCTAAAGATGACTTGAAATGCAAGGAAGATGTAATTATGAAAGGTGTCATGAAATGGCTTGAAGCAAATACCCCAGATGCAGATGATGTAACACGTATCTTTGAAATGATCAGGATTGATCTTGTTGATCAACAGTTCCTCAttgaaaatgtagttttttcaaaatttatttctgaaaaTAACTCTGTTCAGCAAATGATAAAAAAGGTGTGGCGTTCAGGTGTTGTGACAAAAGGTTCAAACAGCAGAATTCATAACAGGCGTATAGATCTCTTTGTTTTACAGTACAACAACACTTCACTTCTGTCTTGCTTTACATCAGAAGGGACATGGGAAGACGTTTCACCAGCTCCAGTAGATCCTGGATCTTGGTATTCAGCAGCAAGACTAGGTAAcaagatctacatcactggtgGTGGCAGTAGAGGAAAATGTACGCTCATTTATGACGTCTGTAGAAGAGAGTGGAAAACAGGTCCAGATCTCGAACAACAACGTTGTTATCACTGCATGGCCACAACTAATTCTAAACTGTATGCAATTGGTGGGGAGAACAGCAACACGATTGAAGAGACGAGCGAGAGTGGAACACGCTGGCAGGTTGTTGGAGATTTGAAACAGAATAGAGAGCATGCATTCGCTGCTACAGTTGGAAACAACGTTCTGGTGATGGGTGGACGGAGTAGAGGACGTGGATCAGATGTTATCCAGTGTTTCAATACAGCGACTCACTGTGTATCTAACCTCAGCGCACGTTTACCATACAGATCGGTGTGTGTGACAGGTTCGGTTCACCTCCCTGATGTATATCTGCTGGACGGTGATGAAAATGTGATGCACGTCCAGGTCACTGACAGTGATAGTGATATCAAGATACAAGTCAAGTCAACAGCGAAATGGCGATCATTTGAATATTGGTTTGGCGTGTTATGGCAGAACGGAAGCTTGCTGTCCTTCAGTGGCTTCAACACTAACTGCGAAATTAGAAAATACAACCTGGCTGAAGGGAAAGAGGACAACattacttttataaaatcaacCAGACGTGGTCGTGTGTATGGTGTTCTGCCAGTGTATCATAAAGCATAAGAGATTTTGAGTTGAGTTTATTCTGGGGCATAacattgtttgtgtatttaatCTGACTGATTAAGTGGATCTCTTCCTATTAGGATCTCAGGCTTTAAATTCTGCACAGAACATTATTAGCAGTTTGATGAATTTGTTCACAAAACCTGTAGAGAAACAGAAATTTgatttaacacaaaaaaaataaaaaaaataataataaaaataaataaataaataaaaaaaataaaaaattcaccaaaattAAAATGCCTTAAGGAAATGTATTCAATTCTTTCTCGAATTATCTTTTTGATTGATAAATTATATTCGCTGAAATCAATTTTAATTCGTATTTGGCGATTTTGCTACCAAAGGCTAAAGACTGGATCGTGCATCACTTTGACTATAGTTTGGTATGCAACTGGATTATGGCTACGTACCTATAAACCGGGGGAAacgatttaatttaatttgactAGTTCTAGGTGTTTAAAGCTGCTGTCACTAGTCACATTGTTATAACAATGTTTGCTAGTGCAAAAGACAAACATAACAACACTTTT of the Gigantopelta aegis isolate Gae_Host chromosome 12, Gae_host_genome, whole genome shotgun sequence genome contains:
- the LOC121385760 gene encoding kelch-like protein 3, producing the protein MLAGHFEAGRIRRSEIMDRTKNSILQNIHEEMVKGTFNDLDIVCENGTTSANRLVLAAMSSYFRAMLTSDMTESRTGILNLPTVSVSVFQDILKMSLCSVDLVNEDNCVKMLDAGEMMQLDNVKDLCHRYLKDGLVLNIDNCLHWWRLMDRYNVPDLSNRAVSYLTEHLTDVVERESIVHLSKTEILEILSKDDLKCKEDVIMKGVMKWLEANTPDADDVTRIFEMIRIDLVDQQFLIENVVFSKFISENNSVQQMIKKVWRSGVVTKGSNSRIHNRRIDLFVLQYNNTSLLSCFTSEGTWEDVSPAPVDPGSWYSAARLGNKIYITGGGSRGKCTLIYDVCRREWKTGPDLEQQRCYHCMATTNSKLYAIGGENSNTIEETSESGTRWQVVGDLKQNREHAFAATVGNNVLVMGGRSRGRGSDVIQCFNTATHCVSNLSARLPYRSVCVTGSVHLPDVYLLDGDENVMHVQVTDSDSDIKIQVKSTAKWRSFEYWFGVLWQNGSLLSFSGFNTNCEIRKYNLAEGKEDNITFIKSTRRGRVYGVLPVYHKA